A genome region from Variovorax paradoxus includes the following:
- a CDS encoding TAXI family TRAP transporter solute-binding subunit, producing MAMPKTLKLILLSIRDLIASAGPIVFIVIGLLIAAYWWLQPQPPKHVTLATGPTGSAYAQFGKRYAAALKNTGIEVELKATSGSTENLQLLRSGGADVGFVRGGSADPKADDDAGLNSLGSLFYEPIWLFYRADTAQQIDRKTATLTSLTQLRGLRVNVDLQGSGLPEIMERLFKANRLGPDDLLLSNLEQGAAVGALEAGLLDVIVLSSAPQSPQVQRMLRSDDIKLMDFGQADAYSRRFPFLSPVTLPRGVVDLSKDLPPHDVTLLAATTSLLSREETHPALRQLFAETAQSVHSGAGWFNRARDFPNTRTSELPVSPEGDRAINGTPPVWKRYLPFWASNLIERMWLVLGGLLVLMLPLSRVVPPLYQFRVRRRVFRWYARLRDIEAKVDAKGEIKESEQKALLDDLDQLDRTVNKVAVPLSYADELYALRNNIYAVRKRVLARGAPTTPPMDTGPAEAATKAA from the coding sequence ATGGCCATGCCCAAGACACTCAAGCTGATCCTGCTGTCGATCCGGGACCTGATTGCTTCGGCGGGCCCGATCGTGTTCATCGTCATCGGCCTGCTGATCGCCGCCTACTGGTGGCTGCAGCCGCAGCCGCCCAAGCACGTGACGCTGGCCACGGGCCCCACCGGCAGCGCCTATGCGCAGTTCGGCAAGCGCTATGCGGCCGCGCTGAAGAACACGGGCATCGAGGTCGAGCTGAAGGCCACCTCCGGCTCGACGGAAAACCTCCAGTTGCTGCGCAGCGGCGGCGCCGACGTGGGCTTCGTGCGCGGCGGCAGTGCCGACCCGAAGGCCGACGACGACGCCGGCCTCAATTCGCTGGGCAGCCTGTTCTACGAACCGATCTGGCTGTTCTACCGCGCCGACACCGCCCAGCAGATCGACCGCAAGACCGCGACGCTGACCTCGCTCACGCAACTGCGCGGCCTGCGCGTCAACGTCGACCTGCAGGGCAGCGGGCTGCCCGAGATCATGGAACGCCTGTTCAAGGCCAACAGGCTCGGGCCCGACGACCTGCTGCTGTCGAACCTCGAGCAGGGCGCGGCCGTTGGCGCGCTGGAGGCCGGACTGCTCGACGTGATCGTGCTGTCGTCGGCGCCGCAGTCGCCGCAGGTGCAGCGCATGCTGCGCTCGGACGACATCAAGCTGATGGACTTCGGCCAGGCCGACGCCTATTCACGGCGCTTTCCGTTCCTGTCGCCCGTGACGCTGCCGCGCGGCGTCGTCGACCTGTCGAAGGACCTGCCGCCGCACGATGTGACACTGCTCGCAGCCACCACCTCGCTGCTGTCGCGCGAGGAAACGCACCCGGCCCTGCGGCAGCTGTTCGCCGAGACGGCGCAGTCGGTGCACAGCGGCGCCGGCTGGTTCAACCGCGCGCGCGATTTTCCGAACACCCGCACCAGCGAACTGCCCGTGAGCCCCGAAGGCGATCGCGCCATCAACGGCACGCCGCCGGTGTGGAAGCGCTACCTGCCGTTCTGGGCCAGCAACCTTATCGAGCGCATGTGGCTGGTGCTCGGCGGCCTGCTGGTGCTCATGCTGCCCCTGAGCCGGGTCGTGCCCCCGCTCTACCAGTTCCGCGTGCGCCGTCGCGTGTTCCGCTGGTATGCGCGGCTGCGCGACATCGAGGCCAAGGTCGACGCCAAGGGCGAGATCAAGGAAAGCGAGCAGAAAGCGCTGCTCGACGACCTCGACCAGCTCGACCGCACGGTGAACAAGGTCGCGGTGCCGCTGTCGTATGCGGACGAGCTCTATGCGCTGCGCAACAACATCTATGCCGTGCGCAAGCGCGTGCTGGCGCGGGGCGCTCCGACCACGCCGCCGATGGACACCGGGCCGGCAGAGGCGGCCACCAAAGCCGCGTAA
- the ettA gene encoding energy-dependent translational throttle protein EttA: MAQYVYSMNRVSKTVPPKRQILKDISLSFFPGAKIGVLGLNGSGKSTLLKIMAGVDKEIEGEALPMPGLTIGYLEQEPKLNPEHTVRESVEESMGAVNAAKKRLEEVYELYAAEDADFDALAAEQADLEAIIATAGTDSEHQLEIAADALRLPPWEAKIGLLSGGEKRRVALCRLLLSKPDMLLLDEPTNHLDAESVEWLEVFLQRFPGTVVAITHDRYFLDNAAEWILELDRGRGIPWKGNYSTWLEQKGERLAQEQKSEEAHAKALKKELEWSRQNPKARQAKSKSRLARFEELSDVEYQKRNETLEIFIPVAERLGSQVFEFKNVSKSFGDRMLIDNLSFNIPAGAIVGIIGPNGAGKSTLFKLLAGKEKPDSGEVVIGQTVKMAFVDQSRDALGDQKTVWEDISNGLDIINVGKFQMASRAYAGRFNFNGADQQKKVGTLSGGERGRLHLAKTLIAGGNVLLLDEPSNDLDVETLRALEDALLEFAGTVMVISHDRWFLDRIATHILAAEGDSQWTFFDGNYQEYEADKKKRLGEEGAKPKRMRYKALK, translated from the coding sequence ATGGCTCAATACGTCTATTCGATGAACCGTGTCAGCAAGACCGTGCCGCCCAAGCGGCAGATCTTGAAAGACATTTCGCTGTCCTTCTTCCCCGGCGCCAAGATCGGCGTGCTCGGCCTGAACGGCTCTGGCAAGTCCACGCTGCTCAAGATCATGGCGGGCGTCGACAAGGAAATCGAGGGCGAAGCGCTCCCGATGCCCGGCCTGACGATCGGCTACTTGGAACAGGAACCCAAGCTCAATCCCGAGCACACGGTGCGCGAGTCGGTCGAGGAATCGATGGGTGCCGTCAATGCGGCCAAGAAGCGCCTCGAAGAGGTTTACGAGCTCTACGCCGCGGAAGATGCCGATTTCGACGCACTTGCCGCCGAGCAGGCCGACCTCGAGGCCATCATCGCCACCGCCGGGACCGATTCGGAGCATCAGCTCGAGATCGCCGCCGATGCGCTGCGCCTGCCGCCGTGGGAGGCCAAGATCGGCCTGCTGTCCGGTGGCGAGAAGCGCCGCGTGGCGCTGTGCCGACTGCTGCTGAGCAAGCCGGACATGCTGCTGCTCGACGAACCGACCAACCACCTGGACGCCGAATCGGTCGAGTGGCTCGAAGTGTTCCTGCAGCGCTTCCCCGGCACCGTGGTGGCCATCACCCACGATCGCTACTTCCTCGACAACGCTGCCGAGTGGATCCTGGAACTGGACCGCGGCCGCGGCATTCCATGGAAGGGCAACTACAGCACCTGGCTCGAGCAGAAGGGCGAACGCCTGGCGCAGGAACAGAAGAGCGAAGAAGCCCACGCCAAGGCCCTGAAGAAGGAACTGGAGTGGTCGCGCCAGAACCCGAAGGCCCGCCAGGCCAAGAGCAAGTCGCGCCTGGCCCGCTTCGAGGAGCTGAGCGACGTCGAATACCAGAAGCGCAACGAAACGCTGGAAATCTTCATCCCGGTGGCCGAGCGCCTGGGCAGCCAGGTGTTCGAGTTCAAGAACGTCAGCAAGTCCTTCGGCGACCGCATGCTGATCGACAACCTGAGCTTCAACATCCCGGCGGGCGCGATCGTCGGCATCATCGGCCCGAACGGCGCCGGCAAGTCGACGCTGTTCAAGCTGCTGGCCGGCAAGGAAAAGCCGGATTCGGGCGAGGTCGTCATCGGGCAGACCGTGAAGATGGCCTTCGTCGACCAGTCGCGCGACGCGCTGGGCGACCAGAAGACCGTTTGGGAAGACATCTCGAACGGCCTGGACATCATCAACGTCGGCAAGTTCCAGATGGCCAGCCGCGCGTACGCGGGCCGCTTCAACTTCAACGGCGCCGACCAGCAGAAGAAGGTCGGGACGCTGTCGGGCGGTGAACGCGGCCGCCTGCACCTGGCCAAGACGCTCATCGCAGGCGGCAACGTGCTGCTGCTTGACGAACCGTCGAACGACCTGGACGTGGAAACGCTGCGCGCGCTCGAAGATGCGCTGCTCGAGTTCGCCGGCACGGTGATGGTGATCAGCCATGACCGCTGGTTCCTCGACCGCATCGCCACCCACATCCTGGCGGCCGAAGGTGACAGCCAGTGGACCTTCTTCGACGGCAACTACCAGGAGTACGAAGCCGACAAGAAGAAACGTCTGGGTGAAGAAGGCGCCAAGCCGAAGCGCATGCGCTACAAGGCGTTGAAATAA
- a CDS encoding endonuclease/exonuclease/phosphatase family protein, with the protein MEYIPPNYATLFVATCNLLNLANPNRVYYENQDAYTEREYERKIDWTGERFRALNADVLAVQEVWDEAALKDAIARSGLRYDFVSVPGAENKPPTGSPPGTPSLPGAQGTPRVGIATRLKVDELRSFTDFPPGFGVDVPGLGPHTRFERPPLLATVRMKHGQQVHVLTAHLKSKRPKFLQDAQGNHLEDRDDRKVGVMASLRSLLMRGAEAAALRCIVIDLLQGTHTPLVVMGDFNDNPHSVTTQLVAATSEVAYDKSARDVALFNAYEMQGESALKKDVAYSHIHQGFPDVLDQILVSEEFVASSRRSLGDVRRVDYFNDHLHEGRDRSRSDHGFVRALLRLRTD; encoded by the coding sequence ATGGAATACATCCCACCCAACTACGCCACCCTCTTCGTCGCCACCTGCAACCTGCTGAACCTCGCGAACCCGAACCGCGTGTACTACGAGAACCAGGACGCCTACACGGAGCGGGAGTACGAACGGAAGATCGACTGGACAGGCGAGCGCTTTCGCGCGCTCAATGCCGACGTGCTCGCGGTGCAGGAGGTGTGGGACGAGGCGGCGCTCAAGGACGCCATTGCGCGAAGCGGACTGCGCTACGACTTCGTTTCGGTGCCGGGCGCCGAGAACAAGCCGCCGACCGGCAGCCCGCCGGGCACGCCGTCCTTGCCCGGCGCGCAGGGCACGCCGCGCGTGGGCATCGCCACGCGGCTGAAGGTCGACGAGCTGCGCTCCTTCACCGACTTCCCGCCGGGCTTCGGCGTCGACGTGCCGGGCCTGGGCCCGCACACGCGCTTCGAGCGGCCGCCGCTGCTGGCCACTGTGCGCATGAAGCACGGCCAGCAGGTGCACGTGCTCACCGCGCATTTGAAGTCGAAGCGGCCGAAGTTCCTGCAGGACGCCCAGGGCAACCACCTCGAGGACCGCGACGACCGCAAGGTGGGCGTGATGGCCTCGCTGCGCTCGCTGCTGATGCGCGGTGCCGAGGCCGCCGCACTGCGCTGCATCGTCATCGACCTGCTGCAGGGCACCCACACGCCGCTGGTGGTGATGGGCGACTTCAACGACAACCCGCACAGCGTGACCACGCAGCTGGTGGCGGCCACCTCCGAAGTCGCCTACGACAAGTCGGCGCGCGACGTGGCGCTGTTCAACGCCTACGAGATGCAGGGCGAGTCGGCGCTCAAGAAGGACGTGGCGTACTCGCACATCCACCAGGGCTTTCCGGACGTGCTCGACCAGATCCTGGTGAGCGAGGAATTCGTCGCCTCCAGCCGCCGCAGCTTGGGCGACGTGCGGCGCGTCGATTATTTCAACGACCACCTGCACGAAGGGCGCGACCGCTCGCGCTCGGACCACGGCTTCGTGCGCGCGCTGCTGCGCCTGCGCACGGACTGA
- a CDS encoding ABC transporter ATP-binding protein, with protein MASVSFRNIQKSFGKVEIIKGLGFDITDGEFVVLVGPSGCGKSTLLRMLAGLEDISGGEIVIDGRVVNDLESKDRDIAMVFQSYALYPHMTVGENMGFSLRLRNADKSVTEERVTRAAKILNLDALLGRYPRELSGGQRQRVAMGRAIVRDPKVFLFDEPLSNLDAKLRVAMRAEIKALHQRLKTTTVYVTHDQIEAMTMADRIVVMHDGIVEQIGTPLDLYDRPDNLFVAQFIGSPSMNVIEGTVRRSGGECWVESQGARWPVPSATSVADGQPVHYGIRPGDMTLGGGTHGVEATVVVVEPTGAETELLVRVGEARLVLAVHGRVDARPDESVRLAIDAESVHLFDRQTGRRMG; from the coding sequence ATGGCATCCGTATCCTTTCGCAATATCCAGAAGTCCTTCGGCAAGGTCGAGATCATCAAGGGCCTGGGCTTCGACATCACCGATGGCGAGTTCGTCGTGCTGGTCGGCCCCTCGGGTTGTGGCAAGTCGACGCTGCTGCGCATGCTGGCGGGCCTGGAGGACATCAGCGGCGGCGAGATCGTGATCGACGGCCGCGTGGTCAACGACCTCGAGTCGAAGGACCGCGACATCGCGATGGTGTTCCAGAGCTACGCGCTCTATCCGCACATGACGGTGGGCGAGAACATGGGCTTCAGCCTGCGCCTGCGCAACGCGGACAAGTCGGTGACCGAAGAGCGCGTGACGCGCGCAGCGAAGATCCTCAACCTCGACGCGCTGCTGGGCCGCTATCCGCGCGAACTGTCGGGTGGCCAGCGCCAGCGCGTGGCCATGGGCCGGGCCATCGTGCGCGACCCGAAGGTGTTCCTGTTCGACGAGCCGCTGTCCAATCTCGACGCGAAGCTGCGCGTGGCGATGCGCGCCGAGATCAAGGCGCTGCACCAGCGGCTGAAGACGACCACCGTCTACGTGACGCACGACCAGATCGAGGCCATGACCATGGCGGACCGCATCGTCGTGATGCATGACGGCATCGTCGAGCAGATCGGCACGCCGCTCGACCTCTACGACCGGCCCGACAACCTGTTCGTGGCCCAGTTCATCGGCTCGCCGTCGATGAACGTGATCGAAGGGACCGTGCGGCGCAGCGGCGGCGAGTGCTGGGTCGAGTCGCAAGGTGCACGCTGGCCGGTGCCATCGGCCACGTCGGTGGCCGATGGCCAGCCGGTGCACTACGGCATCCGTCCCGGCGACATGACGCTCGGCGGCGGCACGCACGGTGTGGAAGCCACCGTGGTCGTGGTCGAGCCGACGGGTGCGGAGACCGAACTGCTGGTGCGCGTGGGCGAAGCCAGGCTGGTGCTCGCGGTGCATGGCCGCGTCGATGCGCGTCCCGACGAGTCCGTCCGGCTTGCGATCGATGCCGAAAGCGTGCACCTCTTCGACCGGCAGACCGGCCGGCGCATGGGCTGA
- a CDS encoding carbohydrate ABC transporter permease, whose translation MKRWTPKAVLTEARLLLIGIPVLLWTLIPVYHMALFAFSTKDSATSGHLWPTTPTLANFSTVFHQKHFYLDHFWVQLGNSLVIALSVGVLTLFVATTAAFAISRLRVRGGRTVMNMALFTYFIPAAFLAVPMYKTMGNYGLLNSQWALILAMVTIASPYCIWVLKQASDKLPYELDEAARMDGASPLQLFRLVYLPLMVPSLVAVGTYSLLLAWNEYLYAFLLLSNDKSVTLAVALGNFLSADDSPWELLMATGLIYALPPAAIYYAFKRYMVGGITAGAVKS comes from the coding sequence ATGAAGCGCTGGACCCCCAAGGCCGTGCTGACCGAGGCCAGGCTGCTGCTGATCGGCATCCCGGTGCTGCTGTGGACGCTGATCCCGGTCTATCACATGGCGCTGTTCGCCTTCTCGACCAAGGACTCGGCCACCTCGGGCCACCTGTGGCCGACCACGCCGACGCTGGCCAACTTCAGCACGGTGTTCCACCAGAAGCACTTCTACCTCGATCACTTCTGGGTGCAGCTGGGCAACTCGCTGGTCATCGCGCTGTCGGTCGGCGTGCTGACGCTGTTCGTCGCGACCACGGCCGCGTTCGCCATCAGCCGGCTGCGCGTGCGAGGCGGCCGCACGGTGATGAACATGGCACTGTTCACGTACTTCATTCCGGCGGCCTTCCTGGCCGTGCCGATGTACAAGACCATGGGCAACTACGGTCTGCTCAACAGCCAGTGGGCGCTGATCCTGGCGATGGTGACCATCGCCTCGCCGTACTGCATCTGGGTGCTCAAGCAGGCGTCGGACAAGCTGCCCTACGAGCTCGACGAGGCGGCGCGGATGGACGGCGCGTCGCCGCTGCAGCTGTTCCGCCTGGTGTACCTGCCGCTGATGGTGCCGTCGCTGGTGGCCGTGGGCACCTACTCGCTGCTGCTGGCCTGGAACGAGTACCTCTATGCCTTCCTGCTGCTGTCGAACGACAAGAGCGTGACGCTGGCCGTGGCGCTCGGCAATTTCCTGTCGGCGGACGATTCGCCGTGGGAACTGCTGATGGCGACCGGGCTCATCTACGCGCTGCCGCCCGCCGCCATCTACTACGCATTCAAGCGCTACATGGTCGGCGGCATCACCGCCGGCGCGGTCAAGAGCTGA
- a CDS encoding carbohydrate ABC transporter permease, producing the protein MSSTVTVSDAAAAAPSAAPAANLGARHARWQFWGAVMVVPYLLVFLVFVLYPVGYGLWLARHPQSYVKLVEDPIFFRSVINTAVFLVVAINVKMLVALVLSGFFVTSRWWIKIVSAIFILPWAMPSIPTILSFRFMLNPEWGVINTTIFRLTGADGPNWLNDPTLALGFAMLVHVWKSLPFWTLILVAGRLAIPTEQYEAASVDGASSWQKFRFVSWPALKTLYVTSLILSMIWTLGDFNSVYLLTGGGPADLTHVLATLGIRYLRLDQVDLSMASIVVAMPLVLPLVYFMMKRLSK; encoded by the coding sequence ATGAGCTCGACCGTTACCGTCTCCGACGCCGCTGCCGCGGCTCCCTCCGCGGCACCTGCGGCCAACCTGGGCGCGCGCCACGCGCGCTGGCAGTTCTGGGGCGCGGTGATGGTCGTGCCCTACCTGCTGGTGTTCCTGGTGTTCGTGCTGTACCCGGTGGGCTACGGGCTCTGGCTCGCCCGCCATCCGCAGAGCTACGTGAAGCTGGTCGAAGACCCAATCTTCTTCCGCTCCGTGATCAACACGGCCGTGTTCCTGGTCGTGGCCATCAACGTGAAGATGCTCGTGGCGCTGGTGCTGTCGGGCTTCTTCGTGACTTCGCGCTGGTGGATCAAGATCGTCTCCGCGATCTTCATCCTGCCGTGGGCGATGCCGTCGATCCCGACCATCCTGTCGTTCCGCTTCATGCTGAACCCGGAGTGGGGCGTGATCAACACCACCATCTTCCGCCTGACCGGCGCCGATGGCCCCAACTGGCTCAATGATCCGACGCTCGCCCTGGGCTTCGCGATGCTGGTGCACGTCTGGAAGTCGCTGCCGTTCTGGACGCTGATTCTCGTGGCAGGCCGGCTGGCCATTCCCACCGAGCAATACGAAGCGGCCTCGGTCGACGGCGCGTCGTCGTGGCAGAAGTTCCGCTTCGTGAGCTGGCCCGCGCTCAAGACGCTATACGTCACGTCGCTCATCCTGTCGATGATCTGGACGCTCGGCGACTTCAACAGCGTCTACCTTCTGACCGGCGGCGGCCCGGCCGACCTGACGCACGTGCTCGCCACGCTGGGCATCCGCTATTTGCGGCTCGACCAGGTCGACCTGTCGATGGCGTCCATCGTGGTGGCCATGCCGCTGGTGCTGCCGCTTGTCTACTTCATGATGAAGAGGCTCTCGAAATGA
- a CDS encoding ABC transporter substrate-binding protein → MKLAKSLIAPTLVALGLIASGNAFAQEKLTVWWVKGFYKAEDDALFAAIKKFEEKHKDVKIELSQYPVQDMIPKTVSALDSGSPPDVAYADVYDFQVTGKWAFDGKLEDIGSVLTPMKDRFATNTIETTFLYNDQTKKKAYYAFPIKQQTMHIEYWIDMLTEAGFKESDIPTTWKEYWPFWCEKVQPASRQKSGKRTFGIGMPMGVDSSDAFYSFLTFMDAYNVKLVDDNGKLLVDDPKVRTGLIAAMTDYTKPYLTGCTPPSSTSWKDPDNNVAFHNKTTVMTHNATISLPAKWLDDSNNASLTPEQREEAKKNYTERIRTAGFPSKPDGGKMVYRTAVKTGVVFKDGKNKARAKEFVSFLLQEENLTPYVEGSLGRWFPVTKAGQASPFWQADSHRKSVFNQYAAGTVTFEFTKNYRFTVINNENVWAKAMSRIVTDKLPVDKAVDEMIARIKTVAAQ, encoded by the coding sequence ATGAAACTTGCCAAATCGCTCATTGCACCGACGCTGGTTGCGCTGGGCCTCATCGCGTCGGGCAATGCCTTCGCGCAGGAGAAGCTCACCGTCTGGTGGGTCAAGGGCTTCTACAAGGCGGAGGACGACGCGCTGTTCGCCGCCATCAAGAAGTTCGAGGAAAAGCACAAGGACGTGAAGATCGAGCTGTCGCAGTACCCCGTGCAGGACATGATCCCCAAGACCGTGTCCGCGCTCGACTCGGGCAGCCCGCCCGACGTGGCCTATGCCGACGTGTACGACTTCCAGGTCACCGGCAAGTGGGCGTTCGACGGCAAGCTCGAGGACATCGGCAGCGTGCTCACGCCGATGAAGGACCGCTTCGCGACCAACACGATCGAGACCACCTTCCTCTACAACGACCAGACGAAGAAGAAGGCCTACTACGCCTTCCCGATCAAGCAGCAGACGATGCACATCGAGTACTGGATCGACATGCTGACCGAGGCGGGCTTCAAGGAGTCGGACATCCCGACCACCTGGAAGGAGTACTGGCCCTTCTGGTGCGAGAAGGTGCAACCCGCGAGCCGCCAGAAGAGCGGCAAGCGCACCTTCGGCATCGGCATGCCCATGGGCGTCGATTCGAGCGACGCGTTCTATTCGTTCCTGACCTTCATGGACGCCTACAACGTGAAGCTGGTCGACGACAACGGCAAGCTGCTCGTCGACGACCCGAAGGTCCGCACCGGCCTCATCGCCGCCATGACCGACTACACCAAGCCCTACCTGACGGGCTGCACGCCGCCTTCGTCCACCAGCTGGAAGGACCCGGACAACAACGTCGCCTTCCACAACAAGACGACCGTGATGACGCACAACGCGACCATCTCGCTGCCGGCCAAGTGGCTCGACGATTCCAACAACGCCTCGCTCACGCCCGAGCAGCGTGAAGAAGCGAAGAAGAACTACACCGAGCGCATCCGCACCGCAGGTTTCCCGAGCAAGCCCGATGGCGGGAAGATGGTCTACCGCACGGCCGTGAAGACCGGCGTGGTGTTCAAGGACGGCAAGAACAAGGCGCGCGCGAAGGAGTTCGTGTCCTTCCTGCTGCAGGAGGAAAACCTCACGCCGTACGTCGAAGGCTCGCTGGGCCGCTGGTTCCCGGTCACCAAGGCCGGACAGGCCAGCCCGTTCTGGCAGGCCGACTCGCATCGCAAGTCGGTGTTCAACCAGTACGCCGCCGGCACCGTGACCTTCGAGTTCACCAAGAACTACCGCTTCACCGTGATCAACAACGAGAACGTCTGGGCCAAGGCCATGAGCCGCATCGTGACCGACAAGCTGCCGGTGGACAAGGCGGTGGACGAGATGATCGCGCGCATCAAGACGGTGGCGGCGCAGTAG
- a CDS encoding FadR/GntR family transcriptional regulator, producing the protein MIKNIHGRTLELLGEAVVAGRYAIGASIPAEPILGEELGVSRTVVREAIKSLAAKGLIVTGPKVGTRVLPKDKWNWFDPDVITWQARAGLTPEFLRDLQDLRRVVEPAAVRLAAERATARDIEEIESAFAGMKEAVENGGDYVTFDLRFHNGLLSAAGNRMIAQMSKVLNALLRTSFEISTTKPDGPALSLPLHRAVLDAVIAHDPAKAELAIIRLIDGARQDIEDVLGSRRRLPRLSRPPPRLKAS; encoded by the coding sequence ATGATCAAGAACATCCACGGTCGCACGCTCGAGCTGCTCGGTGAAGCCGTGGTGGCGGGGCGCTATGCGATCGGTGCGTCGATCCCCGCGGAGCCCATCCTCGGCGAGGAGCTCGGCGTGAGCCGCACCGTGGTGCGCGAGGCCATCAAGTCGCTCGCGGCCAAGGGGCTCATCGTCACGGGGCCGAAGGTCGGCACGCGCGTGCTGCCCAAGGACAAGTGGAACTGGTTCGACCCCGACGTCATCACCTGGCAGGCGCGCGCCGGCCTCACGCCCGAGTTCCTGCGCGACCTGCAGGACCTGCGTCGCGTGGTGGAGCCTGCCGCGGTGCGCCTGGCCGCCGAGCGCGCCACGGCCAGGGATATCGAGGAAATCGAAAGTGCCTTCGCCGGCATGAAGGAGGCCGTGGAGAACGGCGGCGACTACGTCACCTTCGACCTGCGCTTTCACAACGGCCTGCTGAGTGCAGCGGGCAACCGGATGATCGCGCAGATGAGCAAGGTGCTCAACGCGCTGCTTCGCACCAGCTTCGAGATATCGACCACCAAGCCCGACGGGCCCGCGCTGTCGCTGCCGCTGCACCGCGCGGTGCTCGACGCGGTGATCGCGCACGACCCGGCCAAGGCCGAGCTCGCGATCATCCGGCTCATCGACGGCGCACGCCAGGACATCGAGGACGTGCTCGGCTCGCGCCGCCGCCTCCCGCGCCTGAGCAGGCCGCCGCCCAGGCTCAAGGCCAGCTGA